Part of the Streptomyces sp. NBC_01264 genome, TGACCCTCTCGGCCATCACCAACCAGGAAGTCGCGGGCAAGGAAGCCCGGGTGCTCTCCGACGAGGAAGTCCTCAAGGTGATCGCCAAGGAGGCGAAGAAGCGCCGCGAGGCCGCGGAGGCCTTCGCGCAGGGTGGCCGTCCCGAGCAGGCCGCGCGGGAGACCGCCGAGGGCGAGTTCCTCGACACCTACCTCCCCAAGCAGCTCGGCGAGGCCGAGCTGGACGCGATCGTGGCGCAGGCCGTCGAGGAGGCCAAGGCGGCGGGAGCCGAGGGACCGCGGGCCATGGGCGCCGTGATGAAGATCGTGAACCCGAAGGTCGCGGGTCTGGCGGAGGGCGGGCGCGTCGCCGCCGCCGTCAAGAAGCACCTTTCCTAGTACGCGTACGTACGCGGTCCCCGGCAGGGGAACGGGGAGGGCCCCCACCGATCCGCATCCGGATCGGTGGGGGCCCTCCTGCGTTCTTCCTTCGCTACGGGTGTCCTACGGCGCCTAGTCGCGGCCGCCGATGACGCCCGGCGGGAGCGTGATCCCGCCGAGCGGGTCGGTCCCGCCCGTACCGCCCGTGTCCCCGCCGGTGGTTCCGCCGGTCTGACCGGCGGTCCGCCCGTTGCCGGGCTTCCCGTCACCGGGCTTGCCCTCGCCGCGGCCCGGCTTGCCGCTGGGCTTCCCGCTGGGCTTGCCGCTCGGCTTGCTGCCGGGGGACGGGCTCGGGGTGTCGGGGATGTTCACCGTGGTGAAGCCCGGGGCGTCGCGGCCGGAGAGCGCGCCGGTGACGGCCTGCTTCCAGATCGGGCCGGGCAGGCCACCGCCGAAGACCTTGTCGTAGTACTGGCCGCCGATGGTGATGTTCTCCATCGACACCTGCTTGGCGCCGCCGGAGCCCACCCAGGTCGCGCCGGA contains:
- a CDS encoding GatB/YqeY domain-containing protein; this translates as MTTLKAKLQEDLTTAIRARNELASSTLRLTLSAITNQEVAGKEARVLSDEEVLKVIAKEAKKRREAAEAFAQGGRPEQAARETAEGEFLDTYLPKQLGEAELDAIVAQAVEEAKAAGAEGPRAMGAVMKIVNPKVAGLAEGGRVAAAVKKHLS